Proteins encoded by one window of Aspergillus puulaauensis MK2 DNA, chromosome 4, nearly complete sequence:
- the MEF1 gene encoding elongation factor G (COG:J;~EggNog:ENOG410PGGK;~InterPro:IPR005517,IPR014721,IPR005225,IPR031157, IPR041095,IPR027417,IPR000640,IPR000795,IPR004161, IPR009022,IPR020568,IPR009000,IPR004540,IPR035647;~PFAM:PF14492,PF03764,PF00009,PF00679,PF03144;~go_function: GO:0003746 - translation elongation factor activity [Evidence IEA];~go_function: GO:0003924 - GTPase activity [Evidence IEA];~go_function: GO:0005525 - GTP binding [Evidence IEA];~go_process: GO:0006414 - translational elongation [Evidence IEA]), whose product MRCPSIARLPYRAVSGLTRSPVRLQSQTLLSKRCASTAALRSATPVYQSVLNRRYQQTRNASGTAAAVLEAAAQSPDSLSQEAIIENLNPVEAERLSRVRNIGIAAHIDSGKTTCTERVLFYTGRIKAIHEVRGRDSVGAKMDSMDLEREKGITIQSAATFCDWVKKDEEGKDQKYHMNLIDTPGHIDFTIEVERALRVLDGAVMILCAVSGVQSQTITVDRQMRRYNVPRISFVNKMDRMGANPFKAIDQINSKLKMPAAAVQVPLGAEDEFEGVIDLVRMKAVYNHGPSGEDIVIKDEIPAKVKEIAEERRRMLIETLADVDDDMAELFLSEVEPTETQIRDAIRRATIGLKFTPVFMGSALANKSVQPMLDGVIDYLPNPSEVQNLALDKKRKEAQVKLVPYNSLPLVCLAFKLEENSFGQLTFIRVYQGTLRKGTYVYNARTDKKVRIPRIVRMHSNEMEDVSEIGAGEICAVFGVDCASGDSFTDGQLGYTMSSMFVPEPVISLSIKPKHNKDYNNFSKAMARFQREDPTFRVTFDSESEQTLISGMGELHLDIYIERMRREYRVDCETGPPQVAYRETIGQRVEFDHLLKKQSGGPGDFARVVGWMEPTGKLEENDFEEQIVGGTISEKFLFACEKGFHLSCDKGPLIGHKVLGTRMVINDGATHMTDSSEMAFKNATQQAFRKAFQESNPAVLEPLMKTVVTAPAEFQGDVIGLLNKRGATINDSEVGVDEFTVYADCSLNGMFGFSSNLRAATQGKGEYTMEFSHYEKAPPQEQRELIKKYLQAQADRHKK is encoded by the exons ATGAGGTGTCCTTCCATTGCGCGGTTGCCATACCGTGCTGTCTCTGGTTTGACCAGATCTCCTGTCAGACTTCAATCTCAGACTCTCCTATCCAAACGATGCGCGTCAACGGCCGCCCTCCGTTCCGCGACTCCGGTCTACCAGTCAGTACTGAACAGGCGCTATCAGCAAACGAGAAATGCATCGGGTACTGCGGCAGCTGT tCTGGAGGCGGCTGCTCAGTCACCAGACAGCTTGTCACAGGAGGCAATCATCGAGAACCTTAACCCCGTAGAGGCGGAGAGGTTATCTCGAGTTCGCAATATCGGTATTGCT GCACACATCGACAGTGGTAAGACCACATGTACCGAACGAGTTCTTTTCTACACCGGCCGTATCAAGGCAATCCACGAGGTTCGAGGTCGCGACAGTGTTGGAGCGAAAATGGACTCCATGGACTTGGAACGTGAAAAGGGTATCACCATCCAGTCGGCTGCTACATTTTGTGACTGggtcaagaaggatgaagagggaaaggacCAGAAATACCATATGAACTTGATCGACACCCCGGGCCACATCGATTTCACCATTGAGGTCGAGAGAGCGCTGCGCGTTCTTGACGGGGCCGTCATGATTCTCTGCGCTGTTTCCGGTGTGCAGTCTCAGACAATCACAGTCGACCGTCAGATGAGACGCTACAACGTCCCTCGAATTTCATTTGTGAACAAGATGGACCGCATGGGTGCCAACCCATTTAAAGCCATTGATCAAATTAACTCTAAACTCAAGATGCCTGCGGCAGCAGTTCAGGTTCCTCTTGGTGCTGAGGACGAATTTGAGGGTGTAATTGATTTGGTTCGCATGAAGGCCGTTTATAACCATGGCCCTAGCGGGGAAGATATTGTCATCAAGGATGAAATCCCGGCGAAGGTCAAAGAGATTGCcgaggagaggagaaggatgctTATCGAAACTCTCGCTGATGTCGATGATGACATGGCAGAACTTTTCTTGAGCGAGGTCGAGCCCACCGAGACGCAAATTAGAGACGCTATTCGCCGGGCAACCATTGGCCTGAAGTTCACTCCTGTTTTCATGGGTTCTGCGCTCGCCAACAAGTCTGTGCAGCCTATGCTGGATGGTGTTATTGACTATCTGCCCAACCCATCCGAAGTCCAAAACCTTGCCCTtgacaagaagcgcaaggaggCCCAAGTGAAGCTTGTTCCTTACAACTCCCTTCCATTGGTCTGCCTTGCCTTcaagttggaggagaataGCTTTGGACAGCTGACATTCATCCGTGTGTACCAAGGTACCCTCCGGAAGGGTACATACGTCTATAACGCGCGTACCGACAAGAAAGTGAGGATCCCCCGCATTGTCCGCATGCACTCCAACGAAATGGAAGATGTATCGGAAATCGGAGCCGGTGAGATCTGTGCTGTGTTTGGTGTTGACTGTGCGTCGGGTGACTCGTTCACCGACGGCCAACTCGGTTACACCATGTCTTCGATGTTCGTTCCGGAGCCCGTCATTTCACTTTCGATCAAGCCGAAGCACAACAAGGACTACAACAACttctccaaggccatggcccgCTTCCAAAGAGAGGATCCTACTTTCAGAGTAACCTTCGACTCCGAGAGTGAGCAAACCCTGATCTCTGGAATGGGTGAACTTCACTTGGACATCTATATTGAACGTATGCGTCGTGAATACCGCGTCGACTGCGAGACTGGACCCCCCCAGGTTGCCTACCGAGAAACCATTGGACAACGTGTTGAGTTCGACCATCTACTTAAGAAACAATCGGGAGGTCCTGGCGACTTTGCCCGTGTTGTTGGTTGGATGGAGCCTACCGGCAAGCTCGAAGAGAACGATTTTGAAGAACAGATTGTTGGTGGAACTATTTCAGAGAAGTTCCTTTTCGCGTGTGAAAAGGGATTCCACCTCTCTTGTGATAAGGGTCCTCTCATCGGCCACAAGGTTCTCGGGACCAGGATGGTTATCAACGATGGTGCTACCCACATGACCGATTCGTCAGAAATGGCCTTCAAGAACGCCACCCAACAGGCCTTCCGTAAGGCATTCCAGGAGAGTAACCCTGCTGTTCTCGAGCCTTTGATGAAGACTGTAGTAACTGCGCCTGCCGAGTTTCAGGGTGATGTCATTGGTCTTCTGAACAAGCGTGGTGCTACCATCAACGACTCCGAAGTCGGTGTTGATGAGTTCACCGTCTACGCTGACTGTAGTTTGAACGGCATGTTCGGCTTCAGTTCCAATCTTCGTGCTGCCACCCAAGGCAAGGGCGAGTACACCATGGAGTTCAGCCACTACGAAAAGGCACCTCCTCAGGAGCA GAGAGAACTCATCAAGAAGTACCTGCAGGCCCAAGCCGACAGGCACAAGAAATAG
- a CDS encoding LYR motif-containing protein 2 (COG:S;~EggNog:ENOG410PS7B;~InterPro:IPR008011;~PFAM:PF13233,PF05347): MRASLKLFAGVTSNRPSKLRKPAISLDHFIQRQRVISLWREIVRALHKIPNSPTRRELRDYARTEFERHRNVTDLQHIRYLTSTGKSEFDMMKRYIDEQAAA; encoded by the exons ATGCGGGCATCGCTGAAATTGTTCGCTGGGGTCACTTCCAACCGGCCGTCAAAGCTTAGGAAACCAGCGATCAGCTTAGACCAT tttattcaGAGGCAGCGTGTTATTTCTCTATGGCGCGAAATTGTCAGAGCGTTACACA AAATCCCCAATTCTCCCACTCGAAGGGAGCTAAGAGATTACGCTCGTACTGAATTTGAGCGTCATCGAAATGTCACTGACTTA CAGCATATCCGGTACCTGACTTCG ACTGGGAAGTCTGAATTTGACATGATGAAACGATATATCGATGAACAGGCTGCAGCCTGA
- the rcf1 gene encoding respiratory supercomplex assembly factor RCF1 (BUSCO:EOG09264J8E;~COG:M;~EggNog:ENOG410PR45;~InterPro:IPR007667;~PFAM:PF04588;~TransMembrane:2 (i32-48o68-85i)): MSEPLPSSFDGNPQFEEETPLQKFGRRFKEEPLIPLGCAATCYALYRAYRSMKAGDSVEMNRMFRARIYAQAFTLVAVCAGGMYFKTERKERKEFEQALELQKAQEKKDAWVRELEIRDKEDREWRQRHAAMEAAAKEAGKKPTSPEHDAARSSLEPSEEKSIGVLDAVKELIAKRK, from the exons ATGAGCGAACCTCTTCCATCGTCTTTCGACGGCAACCC TCAATTTGAGGAGGAGACGCCCCTTCAGAAgtttggaagaagatttaAGGAAGAGCCTTTAATCCCACTAG GATGTGCCGCAACCTGTTATGCGCTCTACCGCGCCTACCGATCGATGAAGGCCGGCGACTCAGTTGAGATGAACCGCATGTTCCGCGCTCGTATCTATGCCCAAGCGTTTACTCTCGTCGCCGTGTGTGCTGGAGGAATGTATTTCAAGACCGAGCGAAAGGAGCGGAAAGAGTTCGAGCAGGCCCTGGAACTGCAAAAGgcccaagaaaagaaagacgcCTGGGTGCGTGAGTTGGAGATTCGAGACAAGGAAGATAGGGAATGGAGGCAGCGTCATGCTGCCATGGaagcggcggcgaaggaaGCGGGCAAGAAGCCGACATCCCCAGAGCACGATGCAGCTCGCTCTTCTCTTGAGCCTTCCGAAGAGAAGTCTATTGGAGTGTTGGATGCTGTGAAGGAACTGATCGCAAAGCGGAAATAA
- a CDS encoding threonine dehydratase, biosynthetic (BUSCO:EOG09261O4Y;~COG:E;~EggNog:ENOG410PFIF;~InterPro:IPR038110,IPR005787,IPR001926,IPR036052, IPR000634,IPR001721;~PFAM:PF00291,PF00585;~go_function: GO:0004794 - L-threonine ammonia-lyase activity [Evidence IEA];~go_function: GO:0030170 - pyridoxal phosphate binding [Evidence IEA];~go_process: GO:0006520 - cellular amino acid metabolic process [Evidence IEA];~go_process: GO:0009097 - isoleucine biosynthetic process [Evidence IEA]), with amino-acid sequence MTDQASANGAATPTSSKLSTLALTEYSAIPTPTSEKDEYKGPDSPPSWDIPDAFLLPNGYPDYLRLILTSRVYEITTESPLHHAVNLSNRMECRVLLKREDMLPVFSFKLRGAYNKMAHLSHEQRWKGVVACSAGNHAQGVAYSARKLKIPATIVMPSGTPAIKHLNVARLGGSVVLHGNDFDGAKEEAHRLEKTHGLTSIPPFDDPYVIAGQGTIGMEILRQANLDKLEAVFCAIGGGGLISGVGVYLKRIAPHVKVIGVETHDASAMAQSLSEGSRVLLNEVGLFADGTAVKTVGSECYRVAREVLDEIILVSTDETCAAIKDVFEDTRSIIEPAGALAIAGLKKYVAKYPSPHTSRELVAITSGANMDFDRLRFVAERAALGERKEALLSVKIPEQPGAFAKLVEIVLPHAVTAFNYRYADENSADVLMGISLSASTGRDDLAKIMAELARGGMDSRDLSDDELAKRHVRFLVGGRSDVSNERLFMFEFPERPGALAKFLTTLRPTQNISLFHYRNYGGDVGKVLAGIQCPESEKEDLEAFLRDLGYPFTEETESETYKTFLRR; translated from the exons ATGACCGATCAAGCGTCTGCGAATGGCGCAGCGACCCCAACGTCCTCGAAGTTGAGCACCCTGGCTCTAACGGAATACTCTGCCATCCCCACCCCTACTTCCGAAAAGGATGAATACAAGGGACCTGACAGCCCGCCATCTTGGGATATTCCTGATGCCTTCCTACTTCCCAATGGCTACCCAGAT TACCTTCGCCTGATCTTGACATCCCGCGTTTACGAGATAACCACCGAATCCCCACTTCACCATGCCGTTAACCTCAGTAACCGCATGGAATGCCGAGTCCTCCTCAAGCGGGAGGATATGCTACCTGTAttcagcttcaagctccGCGGAGCTTACAATAAGATGGCTCACTTATCCCACGAACAGCGGTGGAAAGGAGTTGTTGCGTGCTCAGCAG GTAATCATGCTCAGGGTGTTGCGTACTCGGCTCGCAAACTGAAGATTCCCGCCACCATCGTCATGCCTTCGGGTACACCTGCCATCAAGCACCTGAATGTCGCTCGACTTGGCGGTAGCGTCGTCCTCCATGGAAATGATTTTGATGGCGCTAAAGAAGAGGCCCACCGTTTGGAAAAGACGCACGGCCTTACAAGCATTCCGCCTTTCGATGACCCGTATGTTATTGCTGGACAAGGAACCATTGGAATGGAAATTCTGCGCCAGGCAAATTTGGACAAGCTTGAGGCCGTTTTCTGCGCcattggaggaggaggtttgATTTCCGGTGTCGGCGTCTACCTGAAGCGTATTGCGCCGCACGTCAAGGTGATCGGAGTGGAAACACATGATGCCAGCGCAATGGCCCAATCGTTAAGCGAAGGTTCCCGTGTACTATTGAATGAAGTGGGTCTTTTCGCGGATGGCACAGCAGTCAAGACTGTTGGATCAGAATGCTATCGTGTGGCTCGTGAAGTATTGGATGAGATTATCCTAGTCTCCACGGACGAAACCTGCGCTGCGATCAAGGATGTTTTCGAAGACACACGGTCTATCATCGAACCCGCGGGTGCTCTCGCCATTGCAGGCTTGAAGAAATACGTCGCGAAATACCCTAGCCCTCACACCAGCCGTGAGCTGGTTGCAATTACCTCCGGGGCGAATATGGACTTCGACCGATTGCGGTTTGTTGCAGAGCGTGCTGCTTTAGGTGAGCGCAAAGAAGCCCTCCTGAGTGTCAAGATCCCTGAGCAGCCGGGTGCTTTCGCCAAATTAGTGGAGATCGTTCTTCCACATGCCGTCACTGCGTTTAACTACCGCTATGCGGACGAAAACTCTGCCGATGTCCTCATGGGTATTTCCTTGTCCGCCTCGACTGGCCGTGATGATCTGGCAAAGATTATGGCTGAGCTAGCCAGAGGTGGTATGGACTCAAGAGATCTTAGCGATGACGAGCTTGCTAAACGGCACGTGCGTTTCCTGGTTGGCGGACGTAGTGATGTGAGCAACGAGCGCTTGTTTATGTTTGAGTTCCCTGAACGACCAGGAGCGCTAGCCAAGTTCCTCACGACCCTTCGTCCCACCCAGAACATCTCTCTATTCCACTACCGGAACTATGGTGGCGATGTTGGCAAGGTTTTGGCCGGCATTCAGTGTCCCGAGTCCGAGAAGGAAGATCTCGAGGCTTTCCTACGTGACCTCGGGTATCCGTTCACTGAAGAGACCGAGTCCGAAACATACAAAACTTTCCTTCGTCGTTAA
- a CDS encoding 50S ribosomal protein L36 (COG:J;~EggNog:ENOG410PTCU;~InterPro:IPR000473,IPR035977;~PFAM:PF00444;~go_component: GO:0005840 - ribosome [Evidence IEA];~go_function: GO:0003735 - structural constituent of ribosome [Evidence IEA];~go_process: GO:0006412 - translation [Evidence IEA]) — MVSLRSLVGPSTALLRQFLPRHSNLRALARPFSQLSQLTINNGLRLLRSGNGSTKSTEVGVGAVSAVKQLEQVRGMKTRSSVKRLCEGCKPVRRKNRVYIICSKNPKHKQRQGK; from the exons ATGGTCTCCCTCCGTTCTCTCGTCGGTCCGTCGAccgccctcctccgccaattTCTTCCCCGACACAGCAACCTCCGAGCCCTCGCCCGGCCGTTCTCGCAATTATCGCAACTCACAATTAACAACGGTTTACGGCTGCTGCGCTCAGGAAATGGATCTACAAAATCGACTGAAGTTGGTGTCGGTGCTGTTTCTGCTGTGAAGCAGCTCGAGCAGGTCCGCGGGATGAAGACGCGATCGTCTGTTAAGCGACTATGTGAGGGGTGCAAG CCTGTGCGGAGAAAGAACCGGGTTTACATCATTTG CTCAAAGAACCCGAAACACAAGCAACGTCAAGGGAAATAG
- the UGA2_1 gene encoding NAD-dependent succinate-semialdehyde dehydrogenase (COG:C;~EggNog:ENOG410PFH7;~InterPro:IPR010102,IPR015590,IPR016160,IPR016161, IPR016162,IPR016163;~PFAM:PF00171;~go_function: GO:0009013 - succinate-semialdehyde dehydrogenase [NAD(P)+] activity [Evidence IEA];~go_function: GO:0016491 - oxidoreductase activity [Evidence IEA];~go_function: GO:0016620 - oxidoreductase activity, acting on the aldehyde or oxo group of donors, NAD or NADP as acceptor [Evidence IEA];~go_process: GO:0009450 - gamma-aminobutyric acid catabolic process [Evidence IEA];~go_process: GO:0055114 - oxidation-reduction process [Evidence IEA]) codes for MEKIIRPLSRQLLRPLPKYPYTMPSHIHAQRLYSTGYTVPPLKDKSLFIQKAFVNGEWVDSGSGKTFEVHDPATGKLIGTCPEFNASDTEKAIQAANEAFPKFRTTLARERARMLRRWYQLMMDNAEDLATLITWENGKPLADAKGEVNYAAAFFEWFSEEAPRIYGDTIPASVPGNRVMTVKQPVGVCGLITPWNFPAAMITRKIGPALAAGCTVVTKSPGETPFTANALAELANRAGIPKGVVNIVTSMHNTPEVGETITTHSDVRKVSFTGSTNVGRLLMKQSASTIKKVSWELGGNAPFIVFDDVDDLDAAVAGAIASKFRSSGQTCVCANRIYIQKGIYGEFVKRFVAKVKDFKVGGGFEEGITHGPVIHDRAVDKVDQHVQDAVSKGAKLVAGGQKLSDLGPNFYDLTVLTDMSKDMKIASEETFGPVAGLFPFETEKEVVDLANEAEVGLAGYFFSGNVKRIFRVAEALEVGMVGANTGLISDVASPFGGVKQSGFGREGSKYGIDEFLTVKSVTFGGMGEPLQS; via the exons atggagaagatcatACGCCCCCTCTCAAGACAGTTATTGCGACCGCTACCTAAATACCCATACACAATGCCTTCTCATATTCATGCTCAGCGACTCTATTCCACGGGGTACACAGTGCCTCCA CTAAAAGACAAGTCATTATTCATCCAGAAAGCCTTTGTCAATGGCGAATGGGTGGATTCAGGCTCGGGAAAGACATTCGAAGTTCACG ACCCTGCTACTGGAAAACTAATTGGAACATGCCCGGAGTTCAATGCATCAGATACCGAGAAAGCAATCCAGGCGGCCAACGAGGCTTTCCCCAAGTTCCGAACAACTCTGGCCCGTGAGCGAGCCAGGATGCTCCGACGATGGTACCAACTGATGATGGATAATGCCGAAGATCTGGCAACCTTGATCACATGGGAAAACGGAAAGCCGCTTGCAGATGCTAAGGGAGAAGTCAACTACgccgccgccttcttcgaaTGGTTCAGTGAAGAGGCACCCCGGATCTATGGCGATACCATCCCAGCTTCTGTTCCCGGCAACCGCGTGATGACTGTCAAACAGCCTGTCGGTGTTTGCGGTCTGATTACCCCATGGAACTTCCCCGCAGCTATGATTACACGAAAGATTGGTCCTGCTCTTGCTGCCGGATGTACTGTGGTTACTAAGTCTCCTGGAGAGACTCCCTTCACTGCAAACGCCCTTGCCGAATTGGCGAATCGTGCCGGTATCCCCAAGGGTGTCGTTAATATTGTTACATCTATGCACAACACCCCAGAAGTCGGTGAGACGATAACTACCCATTCAGACGTCCGTAAGGTGTCCTTCACAGGCTCGACAAACGTTGGTAGGCTTCTGATGAAGCAATCGGCCTCCACAATCAAGAAGGTATCCTGGGAACTCGGTGGTAACGCTCCTttcatcgtcttcgacgacgtcgacgacCTCGATGCCGCAGTTGCAGGTGCCATTGCCTCCAAATTCCGAAGCTCGGGCCAAACATGCGTCTGTGCAAACCGGATCTACATTCAAAAGGGCATCTACGGTGAATTTGTCAAACGATTCGTtgccaaggtcaaggatTTCAAGGTCGGTGGTGGTTTCGAGGAAGGAATCACTCATGGCCCCGTCATCCACGATCGCGCAGTCGATAAGGTTGACCAGCACGTACAAGATGCCGTCTCTAAAGGTGCCAagcttgttgctggcggCCAGAAACTGTCTGACTTGGGCCCCAACTTCTATGATCTTACAGTCCTGACGGACATGAGTAAGGACATGAAGATTGCCTCCGAGGAGACATTCGGACCTGTCGCCGGCTTGTTCCCATTTGAGACCGAAAAGGAAGTTGTCGATCTAGCTAACGAGGCTGAAGTTGGTCTTGCCGGGTACTTCTTCAGTGGCAACGTCAAGCGCATCTTCCGTGTTGCTGAGGCTCTAGAAGTCGGTATGGTTGGCGCCAACACCGGTCTTATCAGTGATGTCGCGTCTCC gTTTGGTGGTGTCAAGCAGAGTGGCTTTGGCCGTGAGGGTAGCAAGTATGGTATTGATGAGTTCCTTACCGTCAAGAGCGTCACGTTCGGTGGAATGGGCGAACCCCTGCAGtcgtaa
- a CDS encoding uncharacterized protein (COG:S;~EggNog:ENOG410PQ73;~InterPro:IPR019622,IPR013087;~PFAM:PF10680), translating to MSFYSDAQSQHSSVPPSAQPYQSLFGGSSQGTIDQVRYPHSQEDETLNQLDGHATAAGGPSVEYDASDDDLDYIQTSERETSNSPRGHYSVTQTLPDPHGKSTSRTRESEISKSPPAYRPNRFHGPAHLWLSLTRDDREIVESLDEIRARDLAAHLYNAHILQSQGVANLGSENVDQMDESESNDNELDNTNIPNMLEEWSAWPMSSDEVPRAGERLRRLEDDRWTFRMKSDLRPSAELEECITALLLKTSKERFNSREWASPAAPDRKGGAQSDTDGGVFGTEGDLKASQRSEGDGFSTTEWESEQETARSHLRPVVQLDDDESRRKLRPLARNVITQFEDLLMGLHRFHGAPYSDDGRSNRSRSRGRKRARSSSLASDMSSVYSRNTPTEASHTDTDGIRRRASSSRKRSVRAPERGYSRGRKRILRASQSSQQSNAHTESNSRPISRSNSRISNGRSGLTDWKDVAGIASMIGLPPAVLRRAARRFSALVGEDMEFPFPVIPDDPGPQFMESVLEWTYTQGGLVALGQDEPLAYPAPTSHLPPHRETSTRKRSTSPAGKTALKSADKASFSRDNGAKREQDLVCPFKKCNRHTKGFSRRWNLNQHLKTMHPSYQPKDNKSQTRSGVQSGYDSDMSE from the coding sequence ATGTCCTTCTACTCGGACGCTCAATCACAACACTCGAGTGTTCCTCCTTCTGCCCAACCATACCAATCCTTATTTGGGGGCTCCAGCCAGGGTACTATCGACCAAGTTCGGTACCCGCATTCTCAAGAAGATGAAACCCTAAATCAACTCGACGGCCACGCTACGGCGGCGGGTGGCCCGAGTGTCGAATATGATGCATCTGATGACGATCTAGATTACATACAAACCAGCGAAAGGGAAACCTCAAACTCCCCAAGGGGACATTATTCCGTCACCCAGACTTTACCTGATCCACACGGGAAGTCTACATCGAGGACACGAGAAAGTGAAATCTCCAAGTCCCCACCTGCATATCGTCCCAACAGGTTCCATGGACCGGCGCATCTATGGCTGAGTTTGACACGAGATGACAGGGAAATAGTCGAATCTTTAGATGAGATTCGCGCTAGGGATCTAGCAGCTCATTTGTACAATGCCCATATCCTACAGTCACAGGGGGTTGCGAATTTGGGAAGTGAGAATGTGGATCAAATGGATGAGAGCGAATCGAACGATAATGAATTAGATAACACCAACATACCCAACATGCTGGAAGAATGGTCAGCCTGGCCAATGTCTAGTGACGAAGTTCCTCGCGCTGGTGAGCGTCTCCGACGGCTAGAAGACGACAGATGGACCTTTAGAATGAAGTCAGATCTGCGGCCTAGCGCAGAGCTTGAAGAGTGTATCACAGCGCTTCTATTGAAAACATCAAAAGAACGGTTCAACTCTAGGGAATGGGCCTCGCCAGCCGCCCCAGACAGGAAAGGCGGTGCTCAGTCAGACACTGATGGAGGTGTATTTGGCACCGAAGGGGATCTGAAAGCCAGTCAGCGGAGCGAGGGTGATGGCTTCTCTACAACGGAGTGGGAAAGTGAGCAGGAAACTGCGCGGTCACACCTTCGCCCAGTAGTCCAGTTAGACGACGACGAATCGCGGCGAAAACTACGACCACTTGCTCGAAATGTGATCACCCAATTCGAAGACTTGCTCATGGGACTTCATCGCTTCCATGGAGCACCATATTCCGACGATGGTCGGTCAAACCGAAGCCGCTCAAGAGGCAGAAAACGAGCGCGGAGCTCATCATTGGCATCTGATATGAGTAGTGTCTATTCCAGGAACACACCAACGGAAGCCAGCCATACCGATACAGATGGGATTCGCAGGCGTGCGTCATCTTCCAGAAAAAGATCTGTACGAGCACCAGAGCGAGGCTATTCTAGAGGCCGCAAGCGCATACTGCGAGCATCCCAGTCATCACAGCAGAGCAATGCTCACACCGAGAGTAACTCAAGGCCAATATCACGCTCTAATTCTAGAATTAGCAATGGCCGATCCGGGCTAACAGATTGGAAAGATGTCGCAGGTATCGCCTCTATGATAGGGCTGCCGCCAGCCGTCCTTCGGCGTGCCGCTCGGCGATTCTCCGCTCTAGTGGGCGAGGATATGGAATTTCCATTTCCAGTGATCCCCGACGACCCTGGCCCACAGTTTATGGAGAGTGTGCTCGAGTGGACATATACACAAGGCGGCTTGGTTGCATTGGGACAAGACGAACCCCTTGCGTACCCGGCGCCCACAAGTCATTTACCACCGCATCGTGAGACCTCTACTAGAAAACGCTCCACTTCACCAGCTGGCAAGACTGCTCTCAAATCTGCCGACAAGGCATCATTCTCCAGAGACAATGGCGCGAAGAGAGAGCAGGACTTGGTGTGCCCCTTCAAGAAATGTAATCGCCATACGAAGGGGTTTTCTCGACGATGGAATCTGAATCAGCATCTAAAAACGATGCACCCAAGTTATCAGCCGAAAGATAACAAATCGCAAACACGCAGCGGGGTGCAGTCTGGGTACGACTCTGATATGTCcgaataa